In the genome of Flavobacterium panacagri, one region contains:
- a CDS encoding YncE family protein, with protein MKLKNLYLGIIASAFLFASCSSDNDDNNDVPLGAYDNGVLILNEGNFKDVNASVSYLSNDLATFQNDIFKVVNPTAVLGDVAQSLSFSNDKAFIVVNNSNEVEVVNRYTLKSLGTITEKLENPRYSVVLNDKLYVTNAISKAVTVYDAKTYAYLNSISIGKTSEKIVTANGKLYVTNAAYGSGSEVTVINPSTNAVTTTLTLENGINSIEANNGTVYVLAGNSTKSKLFKINTSTDTATSIESTTIKGALNMDIDGDKIYYTQGLGVYAMNLSATAFSDKALFSVADNDWSTFYGFGVIDGKIYSGAANGFTADGTVTVYSSTGAVLKTVTAGLGPNGFYSNN; from the coding sequence ATGAAACTAAAAAATCTTTATTTAGGAATTATAGCATCTGCTTTTCTGTTTGCATCTTGTAGCAGTGATAATGATGATAATAATGATGTTCCGTTAGGGGCATATGACAACGGCGTACTTATTTTGAATGAAGGAAACTTTAAGGATGTCAATGCTTCTGTGTCTTACCTTTCAAATGACTTAGCTACTTTTCAAAATGATATTTTTAAAGTAGTTAATCCAACTGCTGTTTTGGGGGATGTAGCACAATCTCTAAGCTTTAGCAATGACAAAGCCTTTATTGTGGTAAACAATTCTAATGAAGTAGAGGTAGTGAACCGTTACACGCTTAAAAGTCTTGGAACAATTACTGAAAAACTTGAAAATCCGCGTTACAGTGTTGTTTTAAATGACAAATTGTATGTAACGAATGCAATTTCTAAAGCGGTAACTGTTTATGATGCTAAAACTTATGCATACTTAAATTCAATTTCAATTGGCAAAACTTCTGAAAAAATTGTAACTGCAAACGGAAAATTATATGTGACAAACGCTGCTTATGGAAGCGGAAGTGAAGTAACAGTTATCAATCCGTCTACTAATGCGGTAACTACAACTCTTACTCTTGAAAATGGAATTAATTCTATTGAAGCAAATAATGGAACTGTTTATGTATTAGCTGGAAATAGTACAAAAAGTAAATTATTTAAAATCAATACTTCTACTGATACTGCAACATCTATAGAATCGACTACTATAAAAGGAGCTTTGAATATGGATATTGATGGAGACAAAATCTATTATACTCAAGGTTTAGGAGTTTATGCAATGAATTTATCTGCTACGGCTTTTTCAGACAAAGCTTTGTTTTCTGTAGCAGACAACGACTGGTCAACTTTTTATGGTTTTGGTGTTATTGATGGAAAAATTTATTCAGGAGCTGCTAACGGATTTACTGCAGACGGAACTGTTACGGTATATTCTTCAACGGGTGCAGTGTTAAAAACAGTAACTGCTGGTCTAGGACCAAACGGTTTCTACTCTAATAATTAG
- a CDS encoding TonB-dependent receptor plug domain-containing protein produces the protein MTIKLRFVFCFLLLCQITLAQNDSINKLKEVVVSDSNLKNFSNTQSIQRLNDSIISKNQSSLTSLLNYNTVLYFKENGLGMTSAPSFRGTTSQQTVVVWNGINVNSQLLGQADFNTISTRGFNSIDVKAGGGSVVYGSGAIGGTIHLNNDLKFTDTFKNDFQIYYGEFNTLSAVYGITAGTKKWSFDASFTRNSSDNDFKFVGQEVWNKNGQYYNNTLDAAIGYKINDKNSIKFYSEIFDGERHFSLTSPNETKTKYQDYNTRNLLTWSSSFTKFDSNLKLAYISEHYNYFEDINRDVHTSGGVKSFIGKYDLDYTISAKMKISTILDYTRNDGNGSGIGQSIREIAGASLLWKHTLTDKWNYEMSARKEVSDAYKSPVLFSVGSRYNFSDFYKLKFNFSRNFRIPTFNDLYWEGSGNPDLKPESSFQAEIGNEFKYKDLRLTVTAYGMKIKDMIRWLPNSSGNWIPENTDRVTIYGAEALLGWRKSFNKHTFDFNGTYAYTVSLNDKTDKQLFYVPYHKMTGAASYYYKKLSAYYQIMFTGEVFTTSDNNPKYILDAYNVSNIGVDYNFSKKNIFKLGVKAANLWNEKYEALPNRFMPGRNLTIYLNLNY, from the coding sequence ATGACTATAAAATTAAGGTTTGTTTTTTGTTTTCTATTGTTGTGCCAGATTACTTTGGCGCAGAACGATTCTATTAACAAATTGAAAGAAGTTGTCGTTTCCGATTCAAATCTTAAAAATTTCTCGAATACACAGTCGATTCAACGTTTGAATGATTCTATCATAAGCAAAAACCAATCTTCATTAACTTCACTTTTAAATTACAATACTGTATTATATTTTAAAGAAAATGGATTAGGAATGACTTCTGCTCCTTCTTTCAGAGGAACAACTTCGCAGCAAACTGTAGTGGTTTGGAACGGTATAAATGTAAACTCTCAATTATTAGGACAAGCAGATTTCAATACCATTTCGACACGTGGCTTTAATTCAATAGATGTAAAAGCCGGCGGAGGAAGTGTTGTGTATGGAAGCGGTGCCATTGGAGGAACAATTCATTTAAATAATGATCTGAAATTTACAGATACATTCAAAAATGATTTCCAAATCTATTATGGAGAGTTTAATACTTTAAGTGCTGTTTACGGTATTACAGCGGGAACTAAAAAATGGAGTTTTGATGCAAGTTTTACCAGAAACAGCTCTGACAACGATTTTAAATTTGTGGGGCAAGAAGTATGGAATAAAAATGGTCAATACTACAATAACACTCTTGATGCTGCAATAGGTTACAAAATAAATGATAAAAACAGTATCAAATTTTACAGCGAAATATTTGATGGCGAAAGGCATTTTTCGCTCACTTCACCAAATGAAACCAAAACCAAATACCAAGATTATAATACTCGAAATTTATTGACTTGGAGCAGTTCCTTTACCAAATTTGACTCTAATTTAAAGCTTGCTTATATTAGTGAACATTATAATTATTTTGAAGATATTAATAGAGACGTACATACTTCTGGAGGTGTAAAAAGCTTTATAGGAAAGTATGATCTAGATTACACAATATCTGCTAAAATGAAAATAAGCACCATTTTAGATTACACCAGAAATGATGGAAATGGATCTGGAATTGGCCAAAGCATACGCGAAATTGCAGGTGCTAGCTTGTTATGGAAACATACACTGACAGATAAATGGAATTATGAAATGAGCGCTCGAAAAGAGGTTTCAGATGCTTACAAAAGTCCTGTCCTTTTTTCGGTTGGTTCTCGATATAATTTCTCAGATTTCTATAAGCTTAAGTTTAATTTTTCTAGAAACTTCAGAATTCCAACATTTAATGATTTGTATTGGGAAGGAAGCGGTAATCCTGATTTAAAACCAGAAAGTTCTTTTCAGGCAGAAATAGGAAATGAATTTAAATACAAAGATCTTCGGCTGACGGTTACAGCTTACGGAATGAAAATTAAGGATATGATTCGATGGCTGCCCAATAGTTCAGGAAATTGGATCCCAGAAAACACAGATAGAGTCACTATCTATGGTGCCGAAGCACTTTTGGGATGGAGAAAAAGCTTCAACAAACATACATTTGATTTTAATGGAACTTATGCTTATACCGTTTCATTAAACGATAAAACAGACAAGCAGCTTTTTTATGTTCCCTACCATAAAATGACAGGTGCAGCATCTTATTACTACAAAAAACTTTCAGCCTATTATCAAATTATGTTTACGGGAGAAGTTTTTACAACATCAGACAATAATCCAAAATATATACTTGACGCTTACAATGTTTCTAACATAGGAGTTGATTATAATTTTAGTAAAAAAAATATTTTCAAACTGGGAGTCAAAGCCGCTAATCTTTGGAATGAAAAGTATGAAGCGCTTCCTAATCGCTTTATGCCAGGACGAAATTTAACCATTTATTTAAACCTTAATTATTAA
- the cobC gene encoding alpha-ribazole phosphatase, which produces MEIYLVRHTETICEKGICYGQSDVAIAKPFDEVFSKIISELPSEAFIFSSPLKRCVILAKHIQENIKVISYQEDKRLMEMNFGDWELKNWNEIPPEELNPWMEDFVNLKATNGESFTELHERVGDFLSEKISKIKQPIVIVAHAGIIRSILCHQTSLPLKEAFQNKVDFGQVIRIEL; this is translated from the coding sequence ATGGAAATTTATCTAGTCCGCCATACTGAAACCATTTGCGAAAAAGGAATCTGCTACGGACAATCGGATGTTGCTATTGCGAAACCTTTTGATGAAGTTTTCAGTAAGATTATTTCTGAATTGCCTTCTGAAGCCTTCATTTTTTCTAGTCCATTAAAACGCTGTGTGATTTTAGCTAAACATATTCAAGAAAATATAAAGGTAATTTCTTATCAGGAAGACAAACGTTTGATGGAAATGAATTTTGGCGACTGGGAGCTAAAAAACTGGAATGAAATTCCGCCCGAAGAACTCAATCCGTGGATGGAAGATTTTGTCAATCTTAAAGCTACAAATGGCGAATCTTTCACGGAATTACACGAAAGAGTCGGTGATTTTTTATCTGAAAAAATTTCTAAAATAAAACAACCGATAGTCATTGTGGCACACGCAGGAATCATTCGAAGCATATTATGTCATCAAACTTCATTACCTTTAAAGGAAGCATTTCAGAATAAAGTAGATTTTGGACAAGTTATAAGAATCGAATTATAA
- a CDS encoding adenosylcobinamide-GDP ribazoletransferase, translated as MKKELHIFFTSLMFYTRIPCPKNITHHPDYLNKATRYFPFIGWIVGSISFIIYSLFALFLSTETAVIFSIIISVLTTGAFHEDGFADVCDGFGGGWTKEKILMIMKDSAIGAYGAIGLVLLFLLKFKLLSESILLFQVYDSMAIFKIWLLFISAHSLSRLAAISIIFTHEYSRQDASSKSKPIAKQFTWKEVFGSFFFGLIPLLVFSYLDPKVLFSVIPVFITRYFLAKYFQKWIDGYTGDCLGATQQVCEVIFYLSILFLWKFI; from the coding sequence ATGAAAAAAGAACTCCATATTTTTTTTACCAGTTTAATGTTTTACACCCGAATCCCCTGTCCAAAAAACATTACACATCATCCAGATTATTTAAACAAAGCAACCAGATATTTTCCTTTTATCGGATGGATTGTTGGAAGTATTTCTTTTATCATTTATTCTCTATTTGCTCTGTTTCTTTCTACAGAAACGGCTGTTATTTTTTCAATTATCATTTCAGTTCTTACAACAGGAGCTTTTCACGAAGACGGATTTGCGGATGTCTGCGATGGTTTTGGCGGTGGCTGGACAAAAGAAAAAATCCTCATGATTATGAAAGACAGTGCAATCGGTGCGTATGGAGCAATTGGATTGGTTTTACTTTTTCTACTAAAATTCAAACTGCTTTCAGAATCTATTTTGCTATTTCAAGTTTATGATTCGATGGCAATATTCAAAATTTGGCTTTTGTTTATTTCTGCTCATTCCTTGAGCCGTTTAGCTGCAATTAGTATCATTTTTACACATGAATATTCTCGTCAAGATGCTTCGAGCAAAAGCAAACCCATTGCCAAACAATTTACCTGGAAAGAAGTTTTTGGATCATTCTTTTTTGGGTTGATTCCTTTACTTGTATTTTCTTATTTAGATCCTAAAGTTCTATTTTCAGTTATTCCAGTTTTCATAACAAGATATTTTTTAGCAAAATATTTCCAAAAATGGATTGATGGCTATACTGGAGATTGCCTTGGTGCCACACAGCAGGTTTGTGAAGTTATCTTTTACTTAAGCATTTTATTTTTATGGAAATTTATCTAG
- the tnpA gene encoding IS200/IS605 family transposase: MPFTKIYVHCVWSTKNRFPFLNSVDLREKVWNHIKENALRKDIYLDFISGYSDHCHCLISLGNDQTIQKTIQLLKGESSYWINKNQLTNNKFEWQDEYFAVSVSQSIVDKVRDYIKNQEEYHKKKTFQEEYDEFMIKFSFKHT; the protein is encoded by the coding sequence ATGCCATTTACTAAAATCTATGTTCATTGTGTTTGGAGTACCAAAAACAGATTTCCTTTTTTGAATTCAGTCGATTTACGTGAAAAAGTCTGGAATCATATAAAAGAAAATGCCTTAAGAAAAGATATTTATCTAGATTTTATAAGTGGCTATTCTGACCATTGTCATTGTCTAATTTCACTAGGAAACGATCAGACAATTCAAAAAACAATACAATTATTAAAAGGAGAATCTTCTTATTGGATCAATAAAAATCAATTAACAAATAATAAATTTGAATGGCAGGATGAATACTTTGCAGTTTCTGTTTCACAATCAATTGTAGATAAAGTTCGAGATTACATCAAAAATCAGGAAGAATATCATAAAAAGAAAACATTTCAAGAGGAATATGATGAGTTTATGATTAAGTTTAGCTTTAAACATACTTAA
- the cobT gene encoding nicotinate-nucleotide--dimethylbenzimidazole phosphoribosyltransferase: MSNLEDILKSRRDTRHFTPDEVPDEVIQKALQAGHWAPSVGLTDATRYFLIKSNEVKTSIKKLFLDYNKKAAELTDNEEQKELYNSLKLEAIEEAPIGLIIAYDRSVLNQFTIGTIGSNEAVKFSSVCAAQNIWLSLTEQGYGMGWVSILNYYQFKKILDLPENIEPLGYFCIGKPATNYNNQPMLQQLHWKQKSEAPICKEISEIHTINISNFELNVKTENDNKIDFHKLLQEKIDSKTKPVGSLGTLETLAFQIATVFETLNPKITNPNIIVFAADHGIANHGVSDYPQDVTRQMVNNFLEGGAAINVFCKQNEIKLSIVDAGVNYDFPTNTKLIDCKIAKGSQSFLHVPAMSESEVQLCFDKGKAIVENIAKTGCNCIGFGEMGIGNTSTASVLMSLLTGLPIEECVGKGTGVSDEKLTQKQNILKKAIDNYSGQAELLSHLSYFGGFEILQMAGGMLSAFENKMLILIDGFICTVAYLIASKINPNIKNNAVFCHCSVEKAHVKLLEYLEAKSILNLDLRLGEGTGCAVAFPILKSAEAFLNEMASFESAGISRK, translated from the coding sequence ATGAGCAATCTAGAAGACATACTAAAATCACGCCGTGACACCCGACATTTTACACCTGATGAAGTTCCTGATGAAGTAATTCAGAAAGCTTTGCAGGCTGGTCATTGGGCGCCTTCCGTGGGGTTAACTGATGCGACTAGATATTTCCTCATCAAATCTAATGAAGTTAAAACCTCGATTAAAAAGCTGTTTTTAGATTACAACAAAAAAGCAGCAGAACTTACCGATAACGAGGAACAAAAAGAATTGTATAATTCACTTAAACTCGAAGCTATTGAAGAAGCGCCAATCGGACTTATTATCGCTTACGATCGTTCGGTTTTGAATCAATTTACGATTGGAACAATCGGTAGTAACGAAGCAGTAAAATTCAGTTCCGTTTGTGCGGCTCAGAATATCTGGCTTTCACTGACGGAACAAGGTTACGGAATGGGCTGGGTTTCGATTTTAAATTATTATCAATTTAAAAAAATCCTCGATTTACCTGAAAATATAGAACCGCTGGGTTATTTCTGTATCGGAAAACCAGCTACCAATTACAACAATCAGCCAATGTTACAACAACTGCATTGGAAACAAAAATCAGAAGCTCCAATCTGCAAAGAGATTTCGGAAATTCATACAATAAACATTTCAAATTTTGAATTAAACGTAAAAACTGAAAACGATAACAAAATTGATTTCCACAAGCTTTTACAGGAAAAAATAGATTCAAAAACAAAACCTGTTGGTTCACTGGGAACTTTAGAAACCTTAGCTTTTCAAATAGCAACTGTTTTTGAAACTTTAAATCCAAAAATCACCAATCCTAACATTATTGTTTTCGCTGCAGATCATGGAATTGCTAATCACGGTGTAAGCGATTATCCACAAGATGTGACACGTCAAATGGTCAACAACTTTTTGGAGGGCGGAGCGGCAATAAATGTTTTCTGCAAACAAAACGAGATCAAATTATCGATTGTTGATGCTGGTGTAAATTATGATTTTCCAACTAATACAAAATTAATAGATTGTAAAATTGCTAAGGGAAGTCAATCTTTCCTTCACGTTCCAGCCATGAGCGAATCGGAAGTGCAATTGTGTTTTGACAAAGGAAAAGCTATCGTAGAAAATATTGCAAAAACAGGATGTAACTGCATCGGTTTTGGCGAAATGGGAATTGGTAATACTTCGACTGCTTCTGTTTTAATGAGTCTTTTAACTGGTTTACCTATTGAAGAATGCGTTGGAAAAGGAACAGGAGTTTCAGATGAAAAATTAACTCAGAAACAAAATATTCTCAAAAAAGCTATTGATAATTATTCTGGTCAAGCGGAATTATTGTCGCATCTTTCTTACTTCGGAGGTTTTGAAATTCTTCAAATGGCTGGCGGAATGCTTTCTGCTTTTGAAAACAAAATGCTTATTCTAATTGATGGTTTCATTTGTACTGTAGCCTATCTAATTGCTTCTAAAATCAATCCTAACATTAAAAATAATGCTGTTTTCTGTCATTGTTCTGTTGAAAAAGCACATGTAAAACTGCTTGAATACCTTGAAGCTAAATCTATTTTAAATCTTGATTTGCGTTTGGGAGAAGGAACCGGCTGTGCTGTAGCTTTTCCTATTTTAAAATCGGCTGAGGCTTTTTTGAATGAAATGGCTAGTTTTGAAAGCGCGGGAATAAGTAGGAAATAA
- the cobU gene encoding bifunctional adenosylcobinamide kinase/adenosylcobinamide-phosphate guanylyltransferase, producing MIYLITGGERSGKSSYAQNLALTLSDNPIYVATARKWDSDFQNRIDRHQQERDERWTNIEEEKYLSKIDFSGKTALIDCVTLWLTNFFVDTKNDVQLSLEEAKEEFLAIANQENANIIIVTNEIGMGVHAETHIGRKFVELQGWMNQFLASNANEVVLMVSGIPVKIKG from the coding sequence ATGATTTACCTAATAACCGGCGGCGAGCGTTCAGGAAAAAGCAGTTATGCACAAAACTTAGCCTTAACACTTTCCGATAATCCAATATACGTTGCAACTGCGAGAAAATGGGATTCTGATTTTCAAAACCGAATTGACAGACATCAGCAGGAAAGAGACGAACGTTGGACGAATATCGAAGAGGAAAAATATTTAAGTAAAATTGATTTTTCCGGAAAAACAGCTTTAATAGATTGTGTTACACTTTGGTTGACTAATTTTTTTGTGGATACTAAAAATGATGTTCAACTAAGTTTAGAAGAAGCAAAAGAAGAATTCCTTGCCATTGCCAATCAAGAAAACGCTAATATCATTATTGTAACAAATGAAATCGGAATGGGAGTTCATGCAGAAACTCATATCGGAAGAAAATTTGTAGAACTGCAAGGCTGGATGAATCAGTTTCTGGCATCAAATGCTAATGAAGTGGTTCTGATGGTTTCTGGAATTCCGGTAAAAATAAAGGGTTGA
- a CDS encoding DUF5522 domain-containing protein: MNTTKMKICSSCESEFSCGDISVEKKCWCNDYPPIFSLSEGGDCLCPTCFKEACEDKIDAYVETINPSNAPKNKAISLPKTNTLIEGIDYYIENGNMVFKTWYHLKRGTCCGNNCRHCPY; this comes from the coding sequence ATGAATACCACAAAAATGAAAATTTGCTCAAGCTGTGAATCTGAATTCAGCTGTGGAGATATATCTGTAGAAAAAAAATGCTGGTGCAATGACTACCCACCCATTTTTTCTCTTTCTGAAGGAGGAGATTGCCTTTGTCCAACATGTTTTAAAGAAGCATGTGAAGACAAAATTGATGCTTATGTAGAAACTATAAATCCTTCAAACGCTCCTAAAAACAAAGCTATTTCCTTACCCAAAACAAACACATTAATTGAAGGTATTGATTATTATATTGAAAATGGAAATATGGTTTTTAAAACCTGGTACCATTTAAAAAGAGGAACCTGCTGTGGAAATAACTGCCGACATTGTCCTTATTAA
- a CDS encoding ABC transporter substrate-binding protein, with protein MRHLLPKMVFIASFFILTGCKKNEKTETVKTEDAKNSIEYASGLSIVKYDDYSVVTVSNPWPNANKDFKYILKEKEAKVPDSLQSYTTIQVPLTSVVVTSTTNIPFLEMLEVENNLVGFPHTDYISSEKTRALIDKGSVKNVGQNEKLNIEQLIELSPDLIVTFGVDNNNPMLDNLKKSGLNVLIQGDWMEQSPLGKAEWIKLYGALFGKEEQAKELFDKIVQSYNQAKKMVADKPATSKVLYGSMYEDVWYVAKGNSWVAEFMKDAKANYLWADLKGSGSEGLSFEKVLDKAKDANVWIASGSFKSLEELQKANPHYGEFDAFKNKTVYNFEGKLGATGGTVYYELAPSRPDLVLKDYIKIFHPDLLSGYEFTFASKLN; from the coding sequence ATGAGACATTTATTACCGAAAATGGTTTTTATAGCTTCTTTTTTTATCCTGACAGGTTGTAAGAAGAATGAAAAAACGGAAACTGTAAAAACTGAAGACGCAAAAAACAGTATCGAATATGCGAGCGGACTTTCAATCGTAAAATATGATGATTATTCAGTTGTAACTGTCTCAAATCCATGGCCAAATGCCAATAAAGATTTCAAATACATTTTAAAAGAAAAAGAAGCAAAAGTTCCGGACAGCCTTCAAAGTTATACTACAATTCAAGTTCCGTTAACTTCTGTTGTGGTAACTTCAACTACTAATATTCCTTTTTTAGAAATGTTGGAAGTAGAAAATAATTTGGTTGGTTTTCCGCATACTGATTATATTTCTTCAGAAAAAACAAGAGCTTTAATTGACAAAGGTTCTGTGAAAAACGTTGGACAAAATGAAAAACTAAATATCGAACAATTAATCGAGTTGTCTCCGGATTTGATTGTCACTTTTGGAGTAGATAACAATAATCCAATGTTGGATAATCTGAAAAAAAGCGGATTAAATGTTTTAATTCAAGGCGACTGGATGGAACAATCTCCCCTTGGAAAAGCAGAGTGGATTAAACTTTATGGTGCTTTATTTGGTAAAGAAGAGCAGGCAAAAGAACTTTTTGATAAAATTGTTCAAAGTTATAATCAGGCGAAAAAAATGGTGGCTGATAAACCTGCAACTTCAAAAGTTTTATACGGTTCTATGTACGAAGATGTTTGGTATGTCGCCAAAGGAAACAGCTGGGTTGCCGAGTTTATGAAAGATGCAAAAGCCAATTATTTGTGGGCTGATTTAAAAGGAAGCGGAAGTGAAGGTTTGTCTTTTGAAAAGGTTTTAGACAAAGCCAAAGATGCAAATGTCTGGATTGCTTCAGGTTCCTTCAAAAGTTTAGAAGAATTGCAAAAGGCAAATCCGCATTACGGAGAGTTTGATGCTTTTAAAAATAAAACAGTTTATAATTTTGAAGGCAAATTAGGAGCGACCGGAGGTACCGTTTATTACGAATTGGCTCCAAGCCGTCCTGATTTGGTTTTAAAGGATTATATCAAAATTTTTCATCCTGATTTATTATCAGGTTACGAATTTACTTTCGCATCAAAACTGAATTAA
- a CDS encoding FecCD family ABC transporter permease yields MANKKRNTILFVILALGLLLMFFASISLGSVMIPAKDVFNSLTGGHATKSTWEYIIINYRLPKAITAVLVGSGLSISGLLMQTLFRNPLAGPYVLGLSSGASLGVAFVILGAGFLPSFLSVIALSSYGIVLASTAGSTLVLLLVLVVSQRLRDTMAILIVGLMFGSFTTAIVSVLTYFSTAEQLQKFTFWSMGSLGNLSWPTIGILTICIGIGLLLSAKSIKPLNALLLGENYAKSMGLNFKQARLIIIFATSILSGAITAFAGPIAFIGLAVPHIAKLTFQTSNHTILFWSTLFFGSIIMLFCDIVSQMPGFEVTLPINAITSIIGAPVVIWLLVRKRNFK; encoded by the coding sequence TTGGCAAATAAAAAACGAAATACCATTTTATTTGTCATTTTGGCGCTGGGACTTTTGCTGATGTTTTTCGCAAGCATTAGTTTAGGTTCTGTTATGATTCCTGCAAAAGATGTTTTTAACAGTTTAACTGGAGGACATGCGACAAAATCGACTTGGGAATATATCATTATAAATTACCGTTTACCAAAAGCAATCACCGCAGTTTTGGTTGGAAGCGGACTTTCAATCAGCGGACTTTTGATGCAGACTTTATTCCGTAATCCGCTCGCTGGGCCTTATGTGTTAGGATTGAGTTCGGGAGCAAGTTTAGGAGTTGCTTTTGTGATTTTAGGAGCAGGATTTCTGCCTTCTTTTTTAAGTGTAATTGCCTTGTCTTCTTATGGAATTGTTTTAGCCTCTACAGCCGGAAGTACATTGGTTTTACTTTTGGTTTTAGTAGTTTCACAAAGATTGCGTGACACGATGGCCATTCTGATTGTGGGGTTAATGTTTGGAAGTTTTACCACAGCTATTGTAAGCGTTCTGACTTATTTCAGCACAGCCGAACAGCTTCAAAAATTCACTTTTTGGTCAATGGGAAGTTTAGGAAATCTTTCATGGCCAACGATTGGCATTTTGACAATTTGCATTGGAATCGGGTTGCTTTTAAGTGCCAAAAGCATAAAACCTTTAAATGCATTGCTTCTTGGAGAAAATTATGCCAAAAGCATGGGGTTGAATTTTAAACAAGCAAGATTAATAATCATCTTTGCCACAAGTATATTATCCGGAGCGATTACGGCCTTTGCGGGGCCAATAGCTTTTATCGGATTAGCAGTGCCTCATATTGCAAAACTGACTTTTCAAACCAGTAATCATACCATATTATTTTGGAGTACTTTATTTTTTGGTTCGATTATAATGTTGTTTTGTGATATTGTTTCACAAATGCCAGGATTTGAAGTTACGCTTCCAATCAATGCGATAACGTCTATTATTGGAGCGCCGGTTGTAATTTGGCTTTTGGTAAGAAAAAGAAATTTTAAGTAA
- a CDS encoding GxxExxY protein, protein MITQKYLDELTFSVIGACIQVHKTIGRGLLESVYHECLKEELSYRKINFFTEMNVPLIYRDKELNANLKCDLFIENCLVVELKATLELNPICEAQLMTYMKLLKAPKGILINFNCFNIFKEGQKTFVNEYYKLLPKI, encoded by the coding sequence ATGATTACTCAGAAATATTTAGATGAATTGACTTTCAGTGTTATAGGGGCTTGTATTCAAGTGCATAAAACGATTGGAAGAGGATTATTGGAAAGTGTTTATCATGAATGTTTAAAAGAGGAATTGAGTTATCGTAAAATAAATTTTTTCACAGAAATGAATGTGCCTTTGATTTACAGAGATAAAGAATTAAATGCTAATTTAAAATGTGATTTATTTATTGAAAATTGTTTAGTTGTAGAATTAAAAGCAACATTAGAATTAAATCCTATTTGTGAAGCACAGTTAATGACTTATATGAAACTCTTAAAAGCACCAAAAGGCATTTTGATTAACTTTAATTGCTTTAATATTTTTAAAGAAGGTCAAAAAACATTCGTAAACGAATATTACAAATTACTCCCAAAGATTTAA
- a CDS encoding ABC transporter ATP-binding protein: MIKSILNTSNLNIGYKSKKGVTTVAKDLNLNLDSGKLITLIGANGIGKSTLLRTITGIQKPLSGNVYLNEKEISHYKPLELAQNLSLVLTEKLPPSNLSVFELVALGRQPYTNWVDSLSKEDIEKVQEALRLTQIEHLASKKHFEISDGQLQKVLISRALAQDTPLIILDEPTTHLDLLHKVSLFKLLKKLTQETEKCILFSTHDIDLAIQLSDEMIIMTPENIVQDQPCNLISNGSFNNLFKDEHIIFDAEKGKFIVN; encoded by the coding sequence ATGATTAAAAGTATCTTAAATACATCAAATTTAAATATTGGATATAAATCCAAGAAAGGTGTTACAACTGTTGCCAAAGATCTGAATTTAAATCTGGATTCAGGAAAACTGATTACTTTAATAGGAGCAAACGGAATTGGAAAATCGACTTTACTTCGGACTATAACCGGAATTCAAAAACCTTTATCAGGAAATGTTTATTTGAATGAAAAAGAAATTTCACATTATAAACCTTTAGAACTGGCGCAGAATTTAAGCTTGGTTTTAACCGAAAAACTGCCTCCAAGTAATTTGTCTGTTTTTGAATTAGTCGCTTTAGGTCGTCAGCCTTATACCAATTGGGTGGATAGTTTGTCGAAAGAGGATATTGAGAAAGTTCAGGAAGCATTGCGTTTAACTCAGATTGAACACTTAGCTTCAAAAAAACATTTCGAAATCAGTGACGGACAATTGCAGAAAGTCTTAATTTCAAGAGCTTTAGCACAAGATACGCCGCTGATTATTTTAGATGAACCTACAACACATTTGGATTTATTGCATAAAGTTTCTTTATTTAAATTATTGAAGAAACTAACACAAGAAACTGAGAAATGTATTTTGTTTTCAACCCACGATATCGATTTGGCCATTCAGTTAAGTGACGAAATGATTATTATGACACCGGAAAATATTGTACAGGATCAGCCTTGTAATTTAATTTCTAATGGTAGTTTTAATAATTTGTTCAAAGACGAACATATTATTTTTGATGCGGAAAAAGGGAAGTTTATTGTGAATTGA